Genomic window (Musa acuminata AAA Group cultivar baxijiao chromosome BXJ1-9, Cavendish_Baxijiao_AAA, whole genome shotgun sequence):
CGCGCCGCGTCCGTCGCGTCCGCCACCGCGATGCCGATGTCTGCCTTCTTCAGCGCCGGTGCGTCGTTGACGCCGTCCCCTGTCATGCCGCAGATGTGCTTCCTGTCCTGCAGCCTCTTCACGATCTCATACTTGTGCTCTGAACCACCACATCAATCCGCCACCCGTGAGTAGGCCCATCAACGCAGCATCAGTTCTCCAGCACAGAGATCATGGAACTCATCCTTACCAGGGAAGACTCCGGCAAACCCATCGGCCTTCTCGATGAGCTCGTCGATGGGGAGGCCACTGACGTCGTCGTTCTTCTCGCCAAGAAGGGTCGAGGAAGGATACATGTTCGTTCCCATGCCAAGCCTGCGCCCAGTCTCCTTGCCGATGGCAAGCTGGTCGCCGGTGATCATCTTGACGTTGACGCCGAGGTCGAGGGCACGGCGGATGGTCTCGGCACTGTCGTGCCTTGGAGGGTCGAAGAGGGGCAACAGGCCCATGAATTGCCACGGACCGCCGGCGCTTTCCTTGTTGGCCTCGGGAACCTCCTGCCTCGCCACACCGAGAGCGCGAAGACCGCGCTCGGCGAACTTGTCGATCATGCTGTGGACCTTCTTCTTCGCATCATCTCtcaggttgcagaggtcaataatCTGAAGGatacagagagaggatgaaatcTCAGCATCAAGGGGAACACACAGAAGCGTTTGCACGCACTGATACCTGCTCAGGTGCGCCCTTGCTTGATCGGTGCCACTTGCCATTGGAGTCGATGTAGGTGATGGCAGTGCGCTTGTCGACTGGATTAAATGGCAGAAAATGGACTTCCTGGATCCCTGCACGTGCCTGCAAACACAGAGCTCATGAACATGAGCATGGATCAATGCAACGAAGAAGGCAGAAGAGGTAGCAACAGCTCAGTACCTCCTTAGGGTCAGCCAGCATGTTAACAATGGAAGCATCGATGGCGTCCTGGTTCTCAACCCTAGACGCCCTTGCAGCATACAGCACCACCGAATCCTTATCCAGGCCACTCACAAACACCTGCAAGAACCGATGCATATGAGACCAATCGCCATGAGTCAAGAAGCTGGCACTTGAGCATCACCTCGATCAAGCTCTTGTCGACGGTGAGCTTGTTGAGGGTGAGCGTGCCGGTCTTGTCGCTGCAGAGCACGTCCATGCCAGCCATCTCCTCGATGGCGGTCATCCTCTTGGTGATGGCTCCCTGCTCTGATAACCGGTGGGATCCGATGGCCATGGTGACCGACAGCACGGTGGGCATGGCGATCGGAATGCCACCGATGAGCAGGACCAGGAGGTTGTCGATGCCGTCGCGATACCTCCGGTGCTGGATGGGGTACATGACGATGATCTCGATGATCATACCGATGGCGATGGAACAGATGCAGAAGTTTCCGATGGCCGTCAGCACCTTCTGGAAGTGACCCACGTTGTTGGTGCTGTCGACGAGGTGCGCGGCCTTGCCGAAGAAGGTGTGGACGCCGGTGGCGATGACGATGGCCTCGATCTCGCCTTGCTTGCAGGTGGAACCCGAGAAGACCTCGTCGCCGGGGTGCTTCGTCACGGGGAGGGACTCGCCGGTGAGAGCAGACTGGTCGATTTTGAGAGGATCGCCCTCCAAGAGGCGGGCATCGGCCGGGATGATGTCACCGAGCTTGATGCTGATGATATCGCCGGGGACGAGGATAGCCGCCTCCTGCTCGGACCACTTGTCGTCCCTCAACACCTGTGCCAGACCACCCATTTACATCAGCGAGGAAGGGCAtggtgtgcaagcaagctatccatGGATGTTAGGAAGAGACCTTAGTCTTGGGAGCGAGGCCAGCCATGAGGGCTGCGGCGGCGTTTCCAGCGTTGTTCTCCTCGATGAAGCTGATGGTGGAGTTGATGATGAGGAGGACAACGATTCCAACGAAGTCCTGCCAATCTGGTGGCTCGCCCTGCGAAATCGCAGCCATACATCGTCAGATGCTCCGACGGAAGAGGAGATAGCAGAATGGAATTTACCCCTCCGTTATCCAACGCGATGGCCATGATGGCGGCGATCTCCATGACCCAAGAGAGCGGGTTCCACATGAAGCCCAAGAACTTGAGGAACTTGCTCTCctgttacacacacacacacacacaagaaacTGAGAAATCGAGCTAATGAAGGACGAGCACTGATTAcatggtgaagaagaagaagaagggcaaACAGAGACTGCACCGTTTTCTCCTCGAGCTTGTTAGGGCCAAAGATTTGGAGCCGCTGCTCCCCTTCGGCAGAGGAGAGCCCCTCGCGGCTACATTTCAGCTGCGCGAACACCTCCTCCACCGGGATTCTCTCCTGCACGACCCAAGGCAAAAAGAATAATGAGCGATGGAAGACACAAGGAATCAGTACAGCAATGAGGAAAGGATCTTACCAGGTCGACCGACTCGTTCTTGATCTGCTCCAGGGAGATGGAGCCATCACCACCGGCGGTCGCCATCTTGTGCTATTTGTTTTTTTAGGTTTCTGTGCAAAGTTGTGCTGGTTGTTGGAGGCCGAGAGCTACTGGAAGAGGTACGGGGAGAGCAGGAGAGGCATGGGCTACTACTTTGTTCGTCCTCTCTCCTTGCTCTTGTTCTCTGCGCTCTCTCTACTGCTTCATAGGCGGTGAAGAAAGCGAGGGGGGGGATGCGTTCACTTATAGGAGGCGGAGGGGAGGGGGTGGGGCGGAGTCCTGTGGCCCGCCGCTGAACCCGGTGACTCCCTTCGCCATCTGTTGCTCGAGGCTCCAACTGATACGTGTCGGGCGCGTTGCGGGGAGCGGAGCGAAGTGGGGGCAGCGCCATTCGTTCATTCATTCATACCTGGAGgacgaggagaaagaagagggagagacGGGCGACCGGAACCACCCTCGCGTTGTTTCGGCTCCACGGATCGCCGTGTGACAGGTTCCTCGCCAAGCCATGCAAACACGTGGTGGCCGCTGCATCATTCCTTCAGGGTTGATGTCACTCCTAGCAGTGAGTGGAGCCCATGCGACCAACCACATCACCCCTGAAATTTTGTAGGCGTAGCTTCCATCCACCTAAAAAGCATTTTCCAGAACGAATTACTGTTAATTTCCTTTGGTGTCCGCAACGATCAAACCAAACCTCGAgtttattgcttatgctttggaagGCCGAGAGGGCGGTCACTTGATCTGATACAATCTGAATCAAATGACAGGTATGCCAGTGATATGATCTTAGATTGTGATGGTTTTTCCCATCACTCTTCTGGACCTGCAGGTGTTGGCTCAGTCGATGAGAAATTTTTGTAAATCCACTTGGTTTTGGGTTCATTGAAAGAAGATATAAGCTCATGGATTACATAATCCATCTCGAAGAAGGTAAATTGAAACCCATCGATGACAAATGGGTCACCATACAATGAGCCACTTCTTGCTTTCTTCCTAAGTTGTTATGGCTGATAGGCCAACCAAAACGTCTCCCCATTAACGATGATGGTAAAAAAAATACTTCGCAATGGAATCAACAAATGAATCAGACTACATCTTCCTATCATCAGGATATGATGATATCAACCTTTCATAGATTACTTGCTCAAACATAGAAGAAGAATGAAGTGGCTCAACGCATCCACAATAACAATTTATGATCAAGTACTCGATCCTCTGTCAACATCTCAGAATTGAGGAGCTAAATGACAAGTCCATTCATCGATGATAAATACATCAcctagcttcttttttttttttgtcaataaaaTGATGAAATCCGTTCTCAAATAGTCGTTCTCAAAATAATCATAAGAGATGTTACGCAACAAGTATCAACTCTTGGTTTCATTCTCCGACCAAGTTCTGATGGTCACCCTACCAAGTTCTGTCTGAACCACTATTAGAAGTTCCATATCAATTCTGAATGTACATAATTATTGACAAAGATATAAACAATTTTCAACATACCCCTTCTCGGTTCTCATTCCTATGGGGTGAGATATCAAGCAGCAAGCAGCTATCCTACTCCATGAGATGATTCACTCTCAAACAATTCAAAGAATACGCACAATCAGTAGAAGAAATGATTTGACAATATAGATATACGTAGGAAGATCTCAAAAGGTGTGGGGAACAATTTTAACCGGTTCCTTAGCATAGCATCATCCAATCTAGTGCTTCGAAATGCTAGACAAGCTTCGACTCTGTTATCAAATCCATCCCTATGGTTCTTTTACCTTCGCAAAACATCATTCTTTCAAGTGCTTTGATATGCTAGTCAATTGGACCCTATTATAAAGCTCTTCCAAAAACATTGTCCAATAACTCTTTCAACATTCAAGACATTGCACCATTTACCCATATAACCAGATTCTATAACATGAATGATCAACTCTTTGTTTGATGCATAGTCAATATTACATGAAAAACTATCAACTCTGTTTGATAGGATAGTATATGATGATTTACTCCCATACAGTTCAAAGAATAAACACAATTTCTAGAACAAATGTTTGATAGAACATATATACTTAGCAGCTCTCAGAAGGTGCGGAAAACAATTTTCTCCAGTACTTTTACCTTGACATAGCACCATTCAGTAGACATGATAGACAACACTAGACCTTATTACAAGAACCATCTCTGCCAGTTCTTTTACCTTAGTGAAGCATCATTTCAGCCAAATGCTTCAATATTCTAGAAAGGTAGGACCCAATTCTAAAATCCATCTCCACAAGACATGATACGATAACTACTTTGTACTTTCAAGACATTGCACCACTTTTCTTACCATATAACAAGTTTCTGTAAGCATGTGCCCTAATGGAATCATCAACTCTTTATGTAATTCATGTATGTGATTTTCTGATAATAACAATATTACATGTAAAACAATCTGCCTCGGAAAGATCTCACGTTCAAACCTGTCCAGGTCAACTCTTAGTGTGATCCAatgttttttttgtatttttctaaTAAGATCAGTATTACCTGAAAAACAATCTACCCCAAAAAGATCCCATGTTGAACATGTACTGCTGATGACCATTCACAGTGAACATATTTCCAAGTCATATTCATTAATTAATCTTATCCTCAACCAGAAACACTGCATAACAGTTTTGCTGACAactaatatttcattatcataCATGAGCATAGCTCTCTACTCATTCTTCACTGAAATGAAGTATCAACTCAAATGAGGATGCAAGTAGATAAAAACACTACAAAGCATGTTAAAGAATTAGTAATTACTACAACCTAAAAATTTAGAGGGTTGAGTTGGCTTTAACGATGGTTTTCGATAAAATCCATGTCGCAGAGCTTAAAATCTGTGTGTACTAAAACCACACAGCTCGCAGTCTACTGCATCATATCAAAATAGTCCAAAACAAAT
Coding sequences:
- the LOC135593018 gene encoding plasma membrane ATPase-like, with product MATAGGDGSISLEQIKNESVDLERIPVEEVFAQLKCSREGLSSAEGEQRLQIFGPNKLEEKTESKFLKFLGFMWNPLSWVMEIAAIMAIALDNGGGEPPDWQDFVGIVVLLIINSTISFIEENNAGNAAAALMAGLAPKTKVLRDDKWSEQEAAILVPGDIISIKLGDIIPADARLLEGDPLKIDQSALTGESLPVTKHPGDEVFSGSTCKQGEIEAIVIATGVHTFFGKAAHLVDSTNNVGHFQKVLTAIGNFCICSIAIGMIIEIIVMYPIQHRRYRDGIDNLLVLLIGGIPIAMPTVLSVTMAIGSHRLSEQGAITKRMTAIEEMAGMDVLCSDKTGTLTLNKLTVDKSLIEVFVSGLDKDSVVLYAARASRVENQDAIDASIVNMLADPKEARAGIQEVHFLPFNPVDKRTAITYIDSNGKWHRSSKGAPEQIIDLCNLRDDAKKKVHSMIDKFAERGLRALGVARQEVPEANKESAGGPWQFMGLLPLFDPPRHDSAETIRRALDLGVNVKMITGDQLAIGKETGRRLGMGTNMYPSSTLLGEKNDDVSGLPIDELIEKADGFAGVFPEHKYEIVKRLQDRKHICGMTGDGVNDAPALKKADIGIAVADATDAARSASDIVLTEPGLSVIVSAVLTSRAIFQRMKNYTIYAVSITIRIVLGFMLIALIWRFDFSPFMVLIIAILNDGTIMTISKDRVKPSPLPDSWKLREIFATGIVLGTYLALMTVVFFWLAHDTDFFPEKFGVKPIRDNLNELTAALYLQVSIISQALIFVTRSRSWSFVERPGLLLVTAFMAAQLVATVIAAYASWGFARIQGIGWGWAGIIWLFSLVTYFPLDVLKFIIRYTLSGKAWDNLLENKTAFTTKKDYGRGEREAQWALAQRTLHGLQPADTPGLFNDKSSYRELSEIAEQAKKRAEVARLRELHTLKGHVESVVKLKGLDIETIQQHYTV